Part of the Citrus sinensis cultivar Valencia sweet orange chromosome 2, DVS_A1.0, whole genome shotgun sequence genome, TTTGTCCTCCCATATCAATGTTAGACCCCACAAATCTCTCAGGAATAAATTTGTCTGGCTTATCCCAAACTTGAGGGTCCCTTCCTATTGTCCACACGTTAACTAAAACCATTGTCTCAGCTGGTATGTGATAACCATCGATAACGCACCTTTCTGAAGTTGCCTTTGGGATGAATTGAGCCGCTGGTTGAATCCTCATTGTCTCTTTGATTACAGCATTGATATACTCTAATCTTGGAATATCATCTTCATCTACAAACCCTTTATCTTTAACCACACTTCTAACTTCTTCTTGAGCCTTCTTCATTGCTTCAGGATTCTTCATTAGGTGGGTCATAGCCATTTCAATAGTAACTTTACTCGTGTCCGTGGTACCTATAAATATTTCCTGCATATATGCAAATTAAAGCACATGTATTAAGCAAGTGCATTATACGAGAAATGGCAAACCAAAATTGATGATTCGAATTGGGGTGGCCAGGTATACTTGAGAACCACTCGGCCAAGTACGTCAGTGGGGAACAACTAGatgagaaataaattaatttttggtaaAAGGAATAGATTATGCATGTACCATGATTGCTGCTTTGACATCGTCCAATGTCAGATCACCAGCTTTAGTGAGATTAAGTAAGTCGTCGATTAAGTCCCCATGCTGACCAGCAGCTTGTGGTCGCTTTGGATCCAAATGGTCATCGATGAGTTGTTGATAATATCGATCACAATCTTTGAAATGCTTTTGGAGACGGCGATGCATTCCTGTGATTCTATCGAGGCAATTACcgatgaaagaaaaagagcagTCTGAGAAAAAAATGGTCCCAGACAGGAGCTGAGTTTCCGCAAGAAGATAATCCAATCTATTTACAGCTGCTGGGCCATCATCTTCAAAGCGCTTGCTAAAAGTgactctaaaaataatattacgtACGCAAGTCATCGCTATCTCGCTTAAGTTGATTGGCACTTTGGATGAACCATCTTCATCAGCGGCATCGCCTAGCTTTGATATTTTTTCAACCATACGGAAAATCTCATCCTTTCGAACTCGACGAAATTGCTCAATTCTATTAGAGTTAAGCAAAGAGGTGACAAATCTTTTCCTCATGTCTCTCCATTCATTGTAATGTGGGGCAAAAGTGACGCCCAAGTAATTGTAAGATAGCGTTTGCAGGCCAAGCAAAACTGGCCTGCCAGCAAATTGAAGATCGTGAGTTTTGAAGGCCTCTTTAGCCAATTTTGCTGAAGAAATTACTATGGCTGGTCTAAGACCAAGACGCAGAGAAAAGATTGAACCATATTGTTTGGAAAGTttccataaataaaatgcaaggTTTGTGGTATCGAACTGGTGGAGGTTACCGATTATGGGGAGACCAGGAGGGCCAGGTGGAAATTTAGCGCTTGTGTTTTTTCTGTGtttttgaagaagaaacaatAGAAAGATGGGAAGACAAAAAAGGAACACAACAACAAGTAGAGCCATTCCTTGTTTCCTTAGCAAGTAGCTGGGGAGTCTTGTGCATACAACAACAACAGACCTATTCCTACTTATATATTATGATGCATGGGCGGATTAAAGCCTTTCGCTGGATGAGATCGGGCACATCCCTCTTTTTGCGTttcgataattttttattcttcatgGTTGTTCAATTACGACTGGTGGATGAGATGGGGCACATGccttattttgagttttaaaacttttttattcttcataaTAATTCATAGCagtcttctttttctttttattttataagcaCGAGGTTTGCTTATGACTTATAAACACATATAAGCACgaggttttctttttattttataattgctTATGAGCACGAGGTTTGCTTATAAGCACGAGGTTTGCTTATGACTTATAAACACATATAAGCACGAGGTGTGCttataaaatcaaaagaaaaagaagactGATATGAACTATTATGAAGAATAAAAACGTTTTAAAACTCAAAGGATCAAAATAGTCATGTTTCTTGTATGTGTACCAATAATGTATATCTGAAAGGATCAAAATGGGAGAGCAATCTCATTATAATGCTATAGCAATAATCACCTACGTTTAATTTATTGATCCTGTAAAATTAAGATGCGGTTACAAAGAAAGATAAGATGTGGCCCTAAATTCtgttaaatcaataataaccAATTGCATTTATTGATCctgtaaacaaaaaaaactactgaatttgttttttgagTTAGACTATTGGCACCCTCTTGTTACCCTCTTAAAActcattttctaaatataccctattaaataatttgaaatatcagataatttttattgacacCCTTTTTTATTCCAGAAATATCCCTACTTCGCtcttttctctaaagaaaccCTATTCATGATGtctcttttcttaatttctttagcACCACTCAATTACTTTCCACTACGTCTccacttaatttatttacactcttctatttaatttttatgcgTCAACAATTTTCCTCATTGCACGAGGTTtgcttataaaataaaaagaaaaagatgactGATATGAACTAttatgaagaataaaaaagttttaaaactcaaaatgaggCATGTGCCCCATCTCATCCAGTCATCCTACAATGACTTTAGTTCGCCCAGGtatcatattataaaaacaggCAAAGGCGGGTTGCTGTAATGCACACAACTAGTATATtcgtattaaaaaataaaaaaataagggcaCCCACACCTTATATATATGACTCTTTTTTTAGTGCGGGTgcctttattattatatttttttcatacgAACATGCTTTTTAACCATAAGATTTGAGAGAGTTAGTTTTTAACTCTCTTAAACTGTAAGGTTTTATGTTCATTCAAAAACTAAATTTCTTAAACCTCACAGTTTAAAAGCATTTCTATGTTAAAAGAACATGGATCCCGCACCtgagaatgattatatatatatattagtcaTGGGACATTTTCACATTTATGATTATGTGTTTAATCCCATGGAGCGATAACCTATTTAATTGGAACATTATTAGCACCGATGCCTTTCAAACATGTAACTTACTCAATTTGAACACGTGATGATTTCTGTTTATGGTTGGGGCTGCTCGgtcaaaatttctttattagcTGAGATAGCCCTCCCACCTTGACCCTTTGAGACATGCTTGGACGTATGTTAATaatagaatattaattaatgttagcaatttccacacacacacacactatatAAAGGTTTAGCGTTCCATAAACTAAGCACTACTCTTCAGCATCCATACAGCACCTTGTTTGTTTCTCCATTATATCCTAATTTGCCTAAGAAGATGGGTTCACTCCAAGATGATCACCAAGTCATGTTGAAACCAGCAAGGGATGAGCAAGACTTCTTGCTGGCCATGGAACTCGCTTCCGGCGCAGTACTTCCGATGACCATTAAATCTGCCACTGAGCTTGGTTTGTTGGAGATAATGGCGAAAGTTAGCCCAACTCAACTCTCGTCTTCAGAGATTGCCTCTCAGCTGCccacaaataacaaaaaagcCCCAATAATACTGGACAGAATGCTACGCCTCCTAGCCAGTTACTCTTTTCTCGCATGTAATCTTGTCTCGAACAAAGACGGAAGTGTTCAGAGATTATACGGCTTGACACCAGtttccaaatattttgttCCAAATAAAGATGGAGTTTCTCTTGCTCCCACTCTGCTCATAATTCAGGACAAAATTAGTATGGATTCTTGGTAATTTGCTTTCTAATTTCCTTGTACTCACATTAATTGTATCTGTAGACgttataacataatatatgcactcaattaattaatactcaTATGTGTGCATGATATCTTCTGACAGGTCCTGCGCGAAGGATGCTTTATTGGAAGGGTCAGTACCATTTATGAAGGCACATAATGAAATGGATGGATTTGCGGCTGCCGCCAAAgatgaaagaataaataacCTCTTCAATCAATCAATGCACAATCACACAACTATAGTCATGAAGGAAATTCTTGAGATCTACAAGGGATTTGAAGGGCTGAACCAATTGGTGGATGTTGCCGGTGGCTTAGGTGCAAATCTTAAATCAGTTGTTTCTAAATATCCACAATTAAGGGGGATTAACTTTGATTTACCTCATGTCCTCAAACATGCACCCTCTTGTCCAGGTATATAATTACTCACGTATACGTCACTCGTTGCcagcttatttaattttgtagatCCTTCTCTTAcgtaaaatttttttcaattaattatcattttaaaaacaacgataatttcatttttccctTGTGTTTTAATTCTCGTGAAGGTGTGGAGCATGTTGGAGGTGATATGTTTGTTGAAGTTCCTAAAGGACAAGCTATTTTCATGAAGGTTAATTCTctacttaatatttaattattgaaatagaaaataaaatattgattacGTATGTCAATTccgaaaattttgaaatttcacgaaattttcata contains:
- the LOC107174434 gene encoding cytochrome P450 83B1-like: MALLVVVFLFCLPIFLLFLLQKHRKNTSAKFPPGPPGLPIIGNLHQFDTTNLAFYLWKLSKQYGSIFSLRLGLRPAIVISSAKLAKEAFKTHDLQFAGRPVLLGLQTLSYNYLGVTFAPHYNEWRDMRKRFVTSLLNSNRIEQFRRVRKDEIFRMVEKISKLGDAADEDGSSKVPINLSEIAMTCVRNIIFRVTFSKRFEDDGPAAVNRLDYLLAETQLLSGTIFFSDCSFSFIGNCLDRITGMHRRLQKHFKDCDRYYQQLIDDHLDPKRPQAAGQHGDLIDDLLNLTKAGDLTLDDVKAAIMEIFIGTTDTSKVTIEMAMTHLMKNPEAMKKAQEEVRSVVKDKGFVDEDDIPRLEYINAVIKETMRIQPAAQFIPKATSERCVIDGYHIPAETMVLVNVWTIGRDPQVWDKPDKFIPERFVGSNIDMGGQNFEFIPFGSGRRICPGIPIALPSVELALANLLYKFDWKMPHGMKIDDLDFEATPGLTQHKKKPLKLVATKSI
- the LOC127900384 gene encoding caffeic acid 3-O-methyltransferase-like; amino-acid sequence: MGSLQDDHQVMLKPARDEQDFLLAMELASGAVLPMTIKSATELGLLEIMAKVSPTQLSSSEIASQLPTNNKKAPIILDRMLRLLASYSFLACNLVSNKDGSVQRLYGLTPVSKYFVPNKDGVSLAPTLLIIQDKISMDSWSCAKDALLEGSVPFMKAHNEMDGFAAAAKDERINNLFNQSMHNHTTIVMKEILEIYKGFEGLNQLVDVAGGLGANLKSVVSKYPQLRGINFDLPHVLKHAPSCPGVEHVGGDMFVEVPKGQAIFMKWILHDWSDEDCSKILKNCYEAIPESGKVILVESIVPEFPETDIVSKNIASLDVHLSNLFPGAKERTLAEFKALATEAGFTDIKVICRVYCYWVIEFYKTI